One region of Zingiber officinale cultivar Zhangliang chromosome 7B, Zo_v1.1, whole genome shotgun sequence genomic DNA includes:
- the LOC122006790 gene encoding L-type lectin-domain containing receptor kinase VIII.1-like, translating into MPIRRLLALLPVVVLLVAAGRGRGGEAVMFNFRSLTLGSLKLIGDAHLKNNSIRLSRELPVPNSSTGRALYAEPVRVRHPDTRLALPFSTFFSFSVADLNPSSDGGGLAFLLAPDDDSLGDAGGFLGLFNASEGGKASVVAVEFDTHMDVEFEDINANHVGVDLGSLVSARAADLDSAAIDLKGGDLVNAWIEYHGAAAEGLLEVFVSYSTLRPAFPLLSFEVDLGKYLNEFAYVGFSGSTQGSTEIHSVEWWSFSLPSIDAAPPPSTPASLPPPPAIPIFPFSVPPPPFSLSASAPVPTDAEGPIIGTVRSSSGSPCQSNGLCRQGPAAVAGVATAGAFVFAAAVVGVGFWVFTRRSKSPKKWESLAATSEMVNNPRNFCYRMLLIATRNFDPDRIIGHGAFGTVYKGIIPETGEMVAVKRCIQNGSHASDQQARAEFLSELSIIAGLRHRNLVRLQGWCHEMGEILLVYDYMIHGSLDKALFDPKAAPLGWRHRRKILIGVASALAYLHREFDRQVIHRDVKSSNVMLDEGYHARLGDFGLARQVEHDKSPDATVTAGTMGYLAPEYLLTGRATEKTDVFSFGAVALEVACGRRPIDSDNDNHRIIGGAGSSTRRCSNLVEWVWGLHGDGRILEAVDPRLEGEFDEGEMRRMLLVGLACSNPDSMMRPAMRNAVQMLNGEADPPFVPASKPSMSFSTNQQLLLSLQDSVSDYNAMGLNLSMSSSSSSSLRSTLRGCGGGAGEGP; encoded by the coding sequence ATGCCGATCCGGAGACTGCTCGCTTTGCTTCCGGTGGTCGTGCTTCTGGTGGCCGCGGGGAGGGGCAGAGGCGGCGAGGCGGTGATGTTCAACTTCCGATCGCTTACATTGGGGAGCCTCAAGCTGATCGGCGACGCGCACCTGAAGAACAACAGCATCCGCCTATCGCGCGAACTCCCCGTCCCCAACTCCAGCACCGGCCGCGCCCTCTACGCGGAGCCCGTCCGCGTCCGCCACCCCGACACTCGACTCGCCCTCCCGTTCTCAACGTTTTTCTCTTTCTCCGTCGCGGATCTCAACCCGTCCTCTGACGGCGGTGGCCTGGCCTTTCTCCTCGCTCCCGACGACGACTCCCTCGGCGACGCCGGCGGGTTCCTTGGCCTCTTCAACGCCAGTGAGGGAGGCAAGGCCTCCGTCGTCGCCGTCGAGTTCGATACCCACATGGACGTTGAGTTCGAGGACATAAATGCGAACCACGTCGGTGTTGACCTCGGAAGCTTAGTGTCGGCGCGGGCCGCCGACCTGGACTCGGCCGCGATTGATCTCAAGGGTGGAGACCTCGTCAACGCGTGGATCGAGTACCATGGCGCTGCTGCGGAAGGGCTGCTCGAGGTATTCGTCTCCTACTCCACTCTTCGCCCCGCCTTTCCCCTACTCTCCTTCGAGGTGGATCTCGGCAAGTATTTGAACGAATTTGCTTACGTCGGCTTCTCTGGATCCACTCAAGGGAGCACAGAGATCCACAGTGTCGAGTGGTGGAGCTTCTCCTTGCCTTCGATTGATGCTGCCCCGCCGCCTTCAACACCGGCCTCTCTTCCGCCGCCGCCCGCGATTCCCATCTTTCCCTTCTCAGTTCCTCCGCCGCCGTTCTCCCTCTCTGCTTCTGCCCCTGTGCCGACTGATGCCGAAGGACCAATCATTGGCACAGTGAGGTCATCGTCAGGTTCGCCGTGCCAGAGCAACGGGTTGTGTCGTCAGGGCCCCGCTGCTGTCGCCGGGGTGGCTACGGCCGGCGCGTTCGTCTTCGCAGCGGCTGTTGTCGGCGTTGGATTCTGGGTATTCACCCGGAGGTCCAAGTCTCCTAAGAAATGGGAGAGCTTGGCTGCGACTTCCGAGATGGTGAACAATCCGAGGAATTTCTGCTACAGAATGCTCCTCATAGCAACCCGGAACTTCGATCCAGATCGCATCATTGGCCATGGTGCCTTTGGTACCGTCTACAAAGGGATAATCCCTGAGACGGGAGAAATGGTCGCCGTCAAAAGATGCATCCAAAATGGCAGCCACGCTAGCGACCAGCAGGCGCGAGCAGAATTCCTCTCAGAGCTTTCCATCATAGCCGGCCTCCGGCACCGGAATTTGGTCCGTCTACAAGGTTGGTGCCACGAGATGGGCGAAATCCTCCTGGTCTACGACTACATGATCCATGGGAGTCTCGACAAGGCTCTGTTCGATCCAAAGGCGGCGCCTTTAGGATGGCGACATCGCAGAAAGATACTAATCGGAGTAGCATCCGCGCTCGCCTACCTCCATCGCGAGTTCGATCGCCAAGTGATCCACCGCGACGTCAAATCGAGCAATGTGATGCTCGACGAGGGCTACCACGCTCGGCTCGGCGACTTCGGCCTTGCTCGCCAAGTCGAGCACGACAAGTCGCCGGACGCCACCGTAACGGCCGGAACGATGGGTTACCTCGCACCGGAGTACCTCCTCACAGGCCGCGCAACCGAGAAGACCGATGTCTTCAGCTTCGGTGCGGTTGCCCTCGAAGTGGCGTGCGGCCGTCGTCCCATCGACAGTGACAACGATAACCACCGCATCATAGGCGGCGCCGGAAGCAGCACCAGGAGGTGCAGCAACTTGGTCGAATGGGTGTGGGGTTTGCACGGCGACGGGAGGATACTGGAAGCGGTCGATCCCCGATTGGAAGGTGAATTCGACGAGGGAGAGATGAGGAGAATGCTACTGGTCGGTTTAGCCTGCTCGAACCCGGACTCCATGATGAGGCCAGCGATGAGGAATGCCGTGCAAATGCTCAACGGGGAGGCCGACCCACCCTTTGTTCCGGCGTCGAAGCCGTCGATGAGCTTCAGCACCAATCAACAGCTATTGCTAAGCCTCCAGGACAGCGTCTCCGACTACAATGCAATGGGGCTGAACCTATCAatgtcttcatcttcttcttcctccttgaggaGCACACTGAGAGGATGTGGTGGAGGCGCCGGCGAAGGGCCTTAG
- the LOC122006788 gene encoding probable sugar phosphate/phosphate translocator At3g11320, protein MRRSSSGGGEDDPEAAKMSARAVAVSPSPANERFFTLGLVAAWYASNIGVLLLNKYLLSNYGFKYPIFLTLCHMMACSLLSYVAIAWFKIVPMQSIRSRIQFLKISALSLVFCGSVVSGNISLRYLPVSFNQAVGATTPFFTAVFAYLMTLRKESWLTYITLVPVVTGVIIASGGEPSFHLFGFIMCIGATAARALKSVLQGILMSSEGEKLNSMNLLLYMAPIAVVFLLPATLIMEENVVGITLALARKDFNVIWYLLINSSLAYFVNLTNFLVTKHTSALTLQVLGNAKGAVAVVISILIFKNPVSFTGMAGYTLTVIGVILYSESKKRNKGS, encoded by the exons ATGAGGAGAAGCAGCAGCGGCGGCGGGGAAGACGACCCGGAGGCGGCCAAGATGAGCGCAAGGGCAGTGGCGGTGTCGCCATCGCCAGCCAACGAGAGGTTCTTCACCCTCGGGCTCGTCGCCGCTTGGTACGCCTCCAACATCGGGGTGCTCCTTCTCAACAAGTACCTGCTCAGCAACTACGGGTTCAAGTACCCGATCTTCCTCACCTTGTGCCACATGATGGCTTGCTCCCTTCTCAGCTACGTCGCCATCGCCTGGTTCAAGATCGTGCCGATGCAGTCCATACGGTCGCGCATCCAGTTCCTCAAGATCAGCGCTCTCAGCCTCGTCTTCTGCGGTTCAGTGGTCAGCGGCAATATCTCCCTCCGCTACCTTCCTGTCTCTTTCAACCAGGCCGTTGGCGCCACCACTCCCTTCTTCACGGCTGTGTTTGCTTACCTCATGACTCTCCGGAAAGAATCGTGGCTCACGTACATTACCCTCGTGCCCGTCGTTACCGGTGTTATTATCGCTAGTGGG GGGGAGCCAAGCTTTCATTTGTTTGGTTTTATTATGTGCATTGGTGCCACTGCTGCTAGGGCACTTAAGTCAGTGTTGCAAGGAATATTGATGTCCTCTGAAGG GGAGAAGTTGAACTCTATGAATCTGCTTTTATATATGGCTCCAATAGCAGTTGTTTTTCTACTTCCAGCAACCCTTATAATGGAGGAAAATGTGGTTGGCATTACATTGGCACTTGCTAGAAAAGACTTCAACGTTATATGGTATCTGCTGATCAATTCTTCATTAGCCTATTTTGTTAACTTGACCAATTTCCTGGTCACCAAGCATACCAGTGCTTTGACACTCCAG GTTCTAGGAAATGCAAAAGGAGCTGTGGCAGTAGTCATCTCAATCTTAATATTCAAGAACCCAGTCTCCTTTACAGGTATGGCAGGGTACACACTTACGGTCATTGGAGTAATCCTCTACAGTGAGTCCAAGAAGCGTAACAAGGGAAGTTAG